From the genome of Chlorogloeopsis sp. ULAP01, one region includes:
- a CDS encoding chaperonin family protein RbcX, with product MNLKQIAKDTAKTLQSYLTYQALKTVLNQLGETNPPLALWLQSFSADKIQDSEAYIQSLFQEKADLALRIMTVREHIAEEITEYLPEMVRTGIQKANMEHRRQHLERITQINVSNPSPQSEQEATSDPNSEQ from the coding sequence ATGAATCTCAAACAAATTGCGAAAGACACAGCTAAGACGCTGCAAAGCTACCTGACTTATCAGGCGCTCAAGACAGTGTTGAATCAGCTCGGTGAAACAAATCCTCCCTTAGCGCTTTGGCTGCAAAGCTTTTCTGCTGACAAAATTCAGGACAGCGAAGCATACATTCAAAGCCTGTTTCAAGAAAAAGCAGATTTGGCATTGCGGATCATGACAGTCAGAGAACACATAGCGGAGGAAATCACCGAATACCTACCGGAAATGGTTCGTACTGGCATTCAAAAAGCCAATATGGAGCACCGTCGGCAGCATCTAGAGCGCATTACGCAAATTAATGTGTCTAACCCCAGTCCTCAATCAGAACAGGAAGCCACTTCAGATCCGAACAGTGAACAGTGA
- a CDS encoding two-component regulator propeller domain-containing protein codes for MKVFCKRTNLLISFTLLGLVAWPSLSNVALGIPANPSKVDNSTPPPKIPNVSPPKVTPSYPATAPPRQVDPLPDDRDLQERIQETDYRVSVLQPDYTGNLWVASWRGLSRIDPNTGKILARVSLPNQAIGALAQDKVGRLWVGTYEGLKRVDLQTSEITAQNLFLPSKRVLSLLVDKRGYLWTGTDNGLALISPDQGLIMTTVKNLPGVSANALTLDAEGQLWVGTLDGVVRVNTANAYIMKRIDQLPGTTVQALAISPEGLIWAGMPNSLLVINPKTGMVLRSVTRLRGSDVKAIRFAKDGSVWIGTSNGLLRLNPHTGAVLDQQVPGLPSSRVLTLAPDVGNKLWIGTTEGLAWLMPKMINAKPHLAFTRAVK; via the coding sequence GTGAAAGTGTTTTGCAAGCGTACTAATTTATTAATCAGTTTTACCTTATTGGGCTTAGTAGCTTGGCCGAGTTTAAGTAATGTAGCGCTAGGAATTCCAGCAAATCCGTCAAAAGTTGATAATAGTACTCCACCACCAAAAATTCCTAATGTTAGTCCGCCTAAAGTTACCCCCTCTTATCCAGCAACTGCACCACCGCGACAAGTAGATCCTTTACCTGATGATCGCGATTTACAAGAACGCATACAAGAAACTGATTATCGCGTTAGCGTCTTGCAGCCAGATTATACAGGCAATCTCTGGGTGGCTTCTTGGCGGGGATTGTCGCGGATTGATCCCAATACTGGCAAAATCTTAGCTCGTGTCAGTTTACCAAATCAGGCTATTGGTGCTTTAGCCCAAGACAAAGTCGGGCGCTTGTGGGTAGGAACTTATGAAGGATTAAAACGAGTAGATCTTCAAACAAGCGAAATTACAGCACAAAACTTATTTTTGCCTTCTAAGAGAGTATTATCTCTACTGGTTGACAAGCGAGGCTATTTATGGACGGGAACAGATAACGGTTTAGCCTTAATTAGCCCCGATCAAGGTTTGATAATGACTACAGTCAAAAATCTTCCTGGTGTCAGCGCAAATGCTTTGACTTTAGACGCAGAAGGACAACTTTGGGTAGGAACGCTTGATGGTGTAGTGCGAGTAAATACGGCTAATGCCTATATTATGAAGCGGATTGACCAGTTACCAGGAACAACCGTGCAAGCTCTGGCTATTAGTCCGGAGGGTTTGATTTGGGCGGGAATGCCAAATAGTCTCTTAGTAATTAATCCGAAAACTGGTATGGTATTGCGATCTGTAACTCGCCTACGGGGGAGTGATGTAAAGGCAATACGTTTTGCTAAAGATGGTAGTGTATGGATCGGTACTAGTAATGGTTTGCTACGATTAAATCCGCATACTGGAGCTGTACTAGACCAACAAGTTCCAGGGCTTCCTTCTAGTCGTGTGCTTACTCTTGCCCCTGATGTCGGTAATAAATTGTGGATTGGCACCACAGAGGGTTTAGCTTGGCTAATGCCGAAAATGATTAATGCAAAACCCCATTTAGCTTTTACTCGCGCCGTTAAGTAG
- a CDS encoding form I ribulose bisphosphate carboxylase large subunit, with translation MSYAQTKTQTKAGYQAGVKDYRLTYYTPDYTPKDTDILAAFRVTPQPGVPFEEAGAAVAAESSTGTWTTVWTDLLTDLDRYKGRCYDIEPVRGEDNQFIAYIAYPLDLFEEGSVTNMFTSIVGNVFGFKALKALRLEDLRIPVAYLKTFQGPPHGIQVERDKINKYGRPLLGCTIKPKLGLSAKNYGRAVYECLRGGLDFTKDDENINSAPFQRWRDRFLFVADAIHKSQAETGEIKGHYLNVTAPTCEEMLKRAQFAKELDMPIIMHDYLTAGFTANTTLARWCRDNGLLLHIHRAMHAVIDRQKNHGIHFRVLAKALRMSGGDHIHTGTVVGKLEGDRAITMGFVDLLRENYVEQDKSRGIYFTQDWASMPGVMAVASGGIHVWHMPALVEIFGDDSVLQFGGGTLGHPWGNAPGATANRVALEACVQARNEGRDLAREGNDVIREAAKWSPELAAACELWKEIKFEFEAVDTV, from the coding sequence ATGTCTTACGCTCAAACGAAGACTCAGACAAAAGCAGGGTATCAAGCTGGGGTAAAAGATTACAGACTTACCTATTACACCCCCGATTACACACCAAAAGATACAGACATTCTGGCGGCATTCCGGGTTACGCCTCAGCCTGGAGTTCCCTTTGAAGAAGCAGGTGCGGCTGTAGCGGCTGAGTCTTCCACTGGTACTTGGACAACCGTTTGGACAGACTTGCTCACCGACCTAGATCGCTACAAAGGTCGTTGCTACGATATCGAACCAGTTCGGGGCGAAGATAACCAATTTATTGCTTATATTGCTTATCCCCTAGATCTGTTTGAAGAAGGCTCTGTAACTAACATGTTTACCTCTATCGTAGGTAACGTGTTTGGTTTCAAAGCTCTCAAAGCTCTGCGTCTGGAAGACTTGCGAATTCCTGTCGCTTATTTGAAGACTTTCCAAGGGCCTCCCCACGGTATCCAAGTTGAGCGTGACAAAATTAATAAATACGGTCGTCCTTTATTGGGTTGTACAATTAAGCCCAAGTTAGGTCTGTCTGCGAAGAACTACGGACGTGCTGTTTACGAGTGCTTGCGTGGTGGTTTGGACTTCACCAAAGACGACGAAAACATCAACTCCGCACCTTTCCAACGGTGGCGCGATCGCTTCTTGTTTGTTGCTGACGCGATCCACAAATCTCAAGCGGAAACAGGTGAAATCAAAGGTCACTACCTCAACGTTACCGCTCCCACCTGCGAAGAAATGTTGAAGCGGGCGCAGTTCGCAAAAGAACTCGATATGCCCATCATCATGCATGACTACTTAACAGCTGGTTTCACCGCTAACACCACCTTGGCTCGTTGGTGCCGCGACAACGGTTTGTTGCTCCATATTCACCGGGCGATGCACGCGGTAATCGACCGTCAAAAGAACCACGGTATCCACTTCCGCGTTTTGGCTAAAGCTCTGCGGATGTCTGGTGGTGACCACATCCACACTGGTACCGTAGTTGGTAAATTGGAAGGCGATCGCGCGATCACAATGGGTTTTGTTGACCTATTGCGCGAAAACTATGTTGAACAAGACAAATCTCGCGGTATCTACTTCACCCAAGATTGGGCTTCTATGCCTGGTGTAATGGCAGTTGCTTCCGGTGGTATCCACGTATGGCATATGCCCGCTCTCGTAGAAATCTTCGGTGATGACTCCGTACTGCAATTTGGTGGTGGTACTCTCGGACACCCCTGGGGTAACGCTCCCGGTGCTACCGCTAACCGTGTCGCTCTAGAAGCTTGCGTTCAAGCTCGTAACGAAGGTCGCGACTTGGCTCGTGAAGGTAACGATGTTATCCGCGAAGCCGCTAAGTGGTCTCCTGAATTGGCAGCTGCTTGCGAACTGTGGAAAGAAATTAAGTTCGAGTTTGAGGCAGTTGATACCGTCTGA